A genomic window from Sporosarcina sp. Marseille-Q4063 includes:
- a CDS encoding Na+/H+ antiporter subunit D — translation MINLLLFPIILPFFFAIVLLFFRENVRMQRVVTVIGLAISFIAALMLLAKVKSDGVQALTLGSWPAPFGITMVSDMISVLLVTTSILITFFVVIYSFTAIGTEREKFYYYPSILFMLTGVNGAFTTGDIFNMFVFFEVLLIASYVLIVLGGEKKQLRESIKYVLVNVISSALFVVTIALLYSVVGTVNMADIAVKISEIGQPGIVTVIAILFLLVFGIKGALFPLYFWLPGSYAAPPMPVLTLFGALLTKVGIYAITRTYTLFFIHDIAITHELLLVLSLITIVAGCIGALAYFDLKQIMIYNIVITVGVILFGVAQMNKAGMAGAMFYLVHDMIIKGALFLLIGIIIAITGTSNLRKMGGLMKTYPSLGWMYFIAALGLAGIPPLSGFVAKLLIVKGAFDAGNVWGSIIILASSLIVLLSVMRIFIYAFWGKPVEVPATKSGSYQKMMIPAVLLVVLSIAYGVGSEWLVPYMTDAADVLLNPSIYIDAVLKE, via the coding sequence ATGATTAATCTTTTATTATTCCCAATCATTTTGCCGTTTTTCTTCGCGATTGTTTTACTCTTTTTTAGAGAGAATGTCCGAATGCAAAGGGTTGTCACTGTAATTGGTTTAGCTATTAGTTTCATCGCAGCACTTATGCTGCTGGCAAAAGTAAAGTCAGATGGCGTTCAGGCGTTAACGCTTGGTAGTTGGCCTGCGCCATTCGGCATTACGATGGTTTCAGATATGATTTCAGTATTACTTGTAACAACTTCAATTTTAATAACGTTTTTCGTCGTTATATACAGTTTCACGGCGATTGGTACGGAAAGAGAAAAATTCTATTACTATCCATCGATTCTTTTTATGTTAACAGGGGTTAATGGTGCATTCACGACTGGTGATATTTTCAATATGTTCGTTTTCTTTGAAGTATTACTGATTGCTTCTTATGTGCTCATTGTACTTGGCGGCGAAAAAAAGCAACTACGTGAATCCATTAAATACGTACTCGTGAATGTTATTTCATCTGCATTATTCGTTGTCACGATCGCGTTATTATACTCTGTAGTCGGTACGGTAAATATGGCCGATATTGCGGTGAAGATTTCAGAGATTGGGCAACCTGGTATTGTTACCGTAATCGCGATTTTATTTCTACTCGTTTTCGGTATTAAAGGGGCATTGTTTCCACTTTACTTTTGGTTGCCAGGCTCTTATGCGGCACCGCCAATGCCGGTGTTAACACTTTTCGGTGCATTGCTTACAAAGGTCGGTATTTATGCAATTACGCGTACATATACACTGTTCTTTATTCACGATATTGCAATTACACATGAGTTGCTGTTAGTATTGTCACTCATTACAATCGTTGCTGGATGTATTGGCGCTTTGGCTTATTTTGACTTGAAACAAATTATGATTTACAACATTGTCATCACTGTTGGCGTCATTTTGTTCGGTGTAGCCCAAATGAATAAAGCTGGTATGGCAGGCGCTATGTTTTATTTAGTACATGACATGATCATCAAAGGCGCTTTGTTTCTTCTAATCGGCATCATCATTGCAATTACCGGAACATCGAATTTACGAAAAATGGGCGGATTAATGAAAACCTATCCTTCTTTGGGCTGGATGTATTTTATTGCTGCATTGGGACTTGCGGGGATTCCCCCACTAAGCGGATTTGTGGCGAAGCTTCTTATTGTTAAAGGCGCATTTGATGCCGGAAACGTTTGGGGTAGTATTATCATTCTTGCTTCTAGTTTAATTGTATTATTATCTGTCATGCGGATTTTCATCTACGCATTTTGGGGTAAGCCTGTGGAAGTACCGGCAACAAAAAGTGGATCCTATCAAAAAATGATGATTCCTGCAGTTTTGTTGGTCGTCTTATCTATCGCTTATGGTGTCGGATCAGAGTGGCTCGTTCCCTATATGACAGATGCCGCGGATGTATTATTAAACCCGTCTATTTATATTGACGCGGTGTTAAAGGAGTAG
- a CDS encoding Na+/H+ antiporter subunit E, protein MAFQILLNFFIAIVWMFLSSSATATTFVIGYLIGFILLLVMRRFFSERLYIDRVWAAIKLTILFIKELTLSNISVLLLVIRPKLNINPRIFALPTELEHDWEITLLSSLITLTPGTIVVHVSDDQRVLYVHAIDADDVDDAIYSIKNSFEKAIKEVSRP, encoded by the coding sequence ATGGCTTTCCAAATACTGTTGAACTTTTTCATCGCAATTGTCTGGATGTTCTTAAGCTCATCGGCGACGGCTACCACATTCGTCATCGGCTATTTAATTGGGTTTATCCTCCTGCTTGTGATGAGAAGATTTTTTTCTGAACGACTTTATATTGATCGAGTTTGGGCAGCGATTAAGCTAACAATCCTTTTCATAAAAGAGTTAACGCTATCCAACATTTCAGTTCTACTATTAGTCATTCGTCCAAAATTGAATATAAATCCTAGAATTTTTGCACTGCCGACAGAACTAGAACATGACTGGGAAATTACATTACTTTCAAGTCTAATTACGTTAACACCGGGAACTATTGTTGTACATGTTTCTGATGACCAAAGAGTGTTGTATGTTCATGCGATTGATGCAGATGATGTTGACGATGCAATTTACTCGATTAAAAATTCATTTGAAAAAGCGATTAAGGAGGTGAGCCGCCCATGA
- a CDS encoding Na(+)/H(+) antiporter subunit F1: protein MTAFIWISLLIVIISMVGLLYRIFRGPSVPDRLVALDAIGVMFISATALLSVLFETELFLDVILLLAVLSFIGTVSFSKFIEKGEIIERDRNS, encoded by the coding sequence ATGACAGCATTTATTTGGATATCATTGCTGATTGTCATTATATCGATGGTCGGCCTTCTATATCGTATCTTTCGGGGTCCTTCAGTTCCAGATCGGTTAGTTGCATTGGATGCAATTGGCGTTATGTTTATCTCAGCAACAGCCTTATTATCCGTATTATTTGAGACAGAACTGTTTCTTGATGTGATTTTACTGCTTGCGGTCTTGTCCTTTATCGGAACTGTTAGTTTCTCCAAATTCATCGAGAAAGGAGAGATAATCGAACGTGACCGTAATAGCTAA
- the mnhG gene encoding monovalent cation/H(+) antiporter subunit G, with protein sequence MTVIANTLIIITILVGLIFTVVTVIGVIRLPDVYTRAHAASKSATLGVLSILVGVFFHFWLNEGHFSVKILLGILFLFITAPIGGHLMSRAAYVSGVKPTELTVGDDLAEVVEQAKKEQANKK encoded by the coding sequence GTGACCGTAATAGCTAATACATTAATCATCATTACGATCCTCGTAGGCCTAATTTTCACGGTTGTCACGGTAATCGGTGTCATACGTCTTCCCGATGTGTACACACGTGCTCATGCGGCTTCTAAGAGCGCTACATTAGGTGTATTAAGTATACTTGTTGGCGTATTCTTTCACTTTTGGTTGAATGAAGGTCATTTTAGTGTAAAAATACTCCTTGGAATTCTCTTTTTATTCATCACTGCGCCAATCGGTGGCCATTTGATGAGTAGAGCTGCTTATGTTTCCGGGGTGAAACCGACGGAGCTTACAGTAGGCGATGATCTTGCAGAAGTTGTTGAACAGGCAAAAAAGGAACAAGCGAATAAAAAGTAA
- a CDS encoding leucyl aminopeptidase has product MEIKLIEQDFNKIETEVLIIGVPEHPENTLGWDEFVASYNTRLPEWLKSGDVKTDYKQVMKMPALNDGGYKRILFIGLGSKNKLTEDRLRTVFSTIGKEISSMKASSVAIWPTPFTNEKITNEDIAYIAAEGLGLGMYKFADYKTDSNERDVSLETISFLSDSNQDELKAAFEVGSVHADAVNEARTLVNMPPNMLTATEMANHARRLAEKYDFEIEVLGKKEMEEQGMGAILAVNKGSVEEPQLIVLKYAATDTWEDVVGLVGKGITYDTGGYSLKPRDGMVGMKGDMGGAAAVLGAMQIIGETRPEKNVIAVIASTDNMVSGDAFKPDDVITSLSGKTIEVLNTDAEGRLVLADAVTYAKQSGADYLIDVATLTGGVIVALGMDKTGALTNDEAFFEEFMHAATETGEFVWRLPLTESDKKRLRKSEVADLNNSPGRDGHAIFGGGFVGEFVGDTPWIHLDIAGTSGTDAAHDLGPKGATGVMVRTLATVVERMATSNFES; this is encoded by the coding sequence ATGGAAATTAAACTAATCGAACAAGACTTTAACAAAATCGAAACCGAAGTACTTATAATTGGTGTACCCGAACATCCGGAAAATACACTTGGATGGGATGAATTCGTTGCATCCTACAACACCCGCTTGCCTGAATGGTTAAAGTCAGGTGATGTGAAAACGGATTATAAACAAGTTATGAAAATGCCTGCACTAAACGATGGCGGATATAAACGGATTTTGTTTATCGGACTTGGATCAAAAAATAAACTAACTGAAGATCGCCTGCGGACAGTGTTTTCGACAATCGGTAAAGAAATCTCAAGCATGAAAGCTTCCTCGGTTGCAATTTGGCCGACTCCTTTTACAAACGAAAAAATAACGAACGAAGATATTGCCTATATTGCCGCAGAAGGACTTGGACTTGGTATGTACAAGTTTGCTGACTATAAAACAGATTCCAATGAACGCGACGTTTCACTAGAAACAATTTCATTTTTATCCGATTCAAATCAAGACGAGTTAAAGGCAGCTTTTGAAGTAGGAAGCGTACATGCTGATGCGGTAAATGAGGCAAGAACACTTGTGAATATGCCGCCGAATATGTTGACAGCGACTGAAATGGCAAACCATGCTCGCCGTCTTGCGGAAAAATATGACTTCGAAATTGAAGTGCTAGGTAAAAAAGAAATGGAAGAGCAGGGAATGGGCGCGATTCTTGCGGTAAATAAAGGATCAGTTGAAGAGCCTCAACTCATTGTTCTAAAATATGCTGCAACCGATACATGGGAAGACGTCGTCGGTCTCGTCGGAAAAGGGATTACCTATGACACCGGCGGTTATTCGCTGAAGCCACGAGATGGCATGGTTGGCATGAAAGGCGATATGGGAGGAGCGGCTGCTGTTCTCGGCGCGATGCAAATCATCGGGGAAACACGTCCCGAAAAAAATGTCATAGCAGTCATTGCGTCTACCGATAATATGGTGTCCGGCGATGCATTTAAACCAGATGATGTTATCACATCATTAAGCGGGAAAACGATTGAAGTATTAAATACGGATGCGGAAGGCCGTCTAGTTCTAGCAGATGCGGTTACCTATGCTAAACAATCTGGTGCAGACTATCTAATCGACGTAGCGACGCTCACAGGCGGCGTTATCGTGGCATTAGGTATGGACAAGACAGGAGCCCTTACAAACGATGAGGCGTTCTTTGAAGAGTTTATGCACGCAGCAACAGAAACGGGTGAATTTGTCTGGAGGCTCCCGTTGACTGAAAGCGACAAGAAACGTCTGCGCAAAAGCGAAGTTGCTGATTTAAATAATTCGCCGGGGCGCGACGGACATGCGATTTTCGGCGGGGGATTCGTCGGAGAATTCGTCGGTGACACGCCGTGGATTCATTTGGATATCGCAGGTACATCGGGTACAGATGCAGCGCATGACCTCGGACCAAAAGGCGCTACAGGTGTAATGGTTCGTACGCTTGCGACTGTTGTCGAGCGAATGGCGACTTCTAACTTCGAAAGCTGA
- a CDS encoding divergent PAP2 family protein has protein sequence MAIFNNIPLLAALFGIIFAQLIKIPIKFLITRKLDWKLMTSTGGMPSSHSAAVTSLTTAIAYETGIDSPLFAVSAIFAVIVMFDATGIRFQAGQQAIIINQMRVDFQTFVQEAKGWQKKDGEQKIQELKTLLGHKPSEVFAGAVTGVLISIIIYTYFV, from the coding sequence ATGGCTATTTTCAATAACATTCCGCTTCTTGCGGCATTATTCGGCATTATTTTTGCGCAGCTAATTAAAATTCCCATAAAATTTTTAATCACACGAAAACTTGACTGGAAACTTATGACTTCTACTGGCGGGATGCCAAGCTCTCATTCTGCCGCGGTAACATCACTAACAACGGCAATTGCTTATGAAACGGGGATTGATTCGCCATTATTTGCAGTTTCGGCAATTTTCGCGGTCATCGTGATGTTTGATGCAACTGGAATTCGTTTTCAGGCCGGACAACAAGCAATCATTATTAACCAAATGCGTGTTGACTTCCAAACTTTTGTACAAGAAGCGAAAGGCTGGCAGAAAAAAGATGGGGAACAAAAAATTCAGGAATTAAAAACATTGCTTGGACATAAGCCAAGTGAAGTTTTCGCTGGTGCTGTCACAGGGGTTTTAATTTCGATTATCATTTACACTTATTTTGTTTGA
- a CDS encoding YuiB family protein — protein MNALAIAAASPQGSISLVHVVLSVLIFIVIFFGIGFLLNMLLRMTWLMAIIYPIIVILIIDEVKIYEYITKPVYAFKLLGVKFMALQTADIIILASGLVGAIISGFVMKLLRKQGYQMF, from the coding sequence ATGAATGCTTTAGCAATTGCAGCAGCCTCGCCACAGGGGTCGATTTCACTTGTTCATGTTGTCTTATCCGTACTTATTTTTATCGTTATCTTTTTTGGTATCGGATTTTTATTGAATATGTTACTTCGAATGACATGGCTAATGGCGATTATTTATCCGATTATCGTTATTCTAATCATTGATGAAGTGAAAATATACGAATATATAACGAAACCAGTGTATGCATTTAAACTTTTGGGTGTGAAATTTATGGCACTTCAAACAGCAGACATTATCATACTCGCAAGTGGTCTTGTCGGTGCAATTATCTCAGGATTTGTCATGAAATTACTCCGAAAGCAAGGGTATCAAATGTTTTAA
- a CDS encoding NAD(P)/FAD-dependent oxidoreductase — protein MKRPTILVLGAGYGGLSTVVNLQKSLGANAANIVLINKNDYHYESTWLHEASAGTLSPEQVRYDIKDVIATHVDFVQATVEAIDVKGKVVTTNVGTHTYDYLVISLGFEGETFGIPGLDKHALSIANVKAARHIREHIEYQFATWSLDTEKDDSRLTIIVGGAGFTGIEFLGELGNRVPELCKEYDVPYDKVRVLCVEAAPMVLPGFDDDLVKYAVSQLESKGIEFSIGTPVVEATEEGVKIKTGDDEFEFIKAGTVVWAAGVRGNRLIEETGIENMRARVKVDKDLRAPGYSDVFIVGDCALMINEEINRPYPPTAQIAMQQGDMCANNIIALLKGQPTEDFTPDIKGAICSLGSDDAIGVAFGKKLTGKKASFMKKVVDNRSLFLIGGVGLTLKKGKFNLL, from the coding sequence GTGAAAAGACCGACAATATTAGTGTTAGGTGCAGGTTACGGCGGCTTATCAACAGTTGTTAATTTACAAAAATCTTTGGGAGCCAATGCAGCTAACATTGTGCTTATTAATAAAAATGATTATCACTATGAATCTACTTGGTTGCATGAAGCATCTGCGGGGACACTATCTCCTGAACAAGTGCGTTATGATATCAAAGATGTTATTGCAACTCATGTTGATTTTGTTCAAGCAACCGTTGAGGCAATCGATGTTAAAGGAAAAGTAGTAACGACAAATGTCGGTACACATACATACGATTACCTCGTTATTTCACTCGGTTTCGAAGGCGAAACATTCGGTATTCCAGGACTTGATAAACACGCTTTATCGATTGCTAACGTTAAAGCAGCTCGTCATATCCGTGAACATATTGAATATCAATTCGCGACTTGGTCACTAGACACAGAGAAAGATGATAGCCGTCTAACGATTATTGTCGGTGGTGCTGGATTCACGGGAATCGAATTCTTGGGTGAACTTGGTAATCGAGTGCCCGAGCTTTGTAAAGAGTATGATGTTCCTTATGATAAAGTACGCGTACTTTGCGTTGAAGCAGCGCCAATGGTTCTTCCAGGATTCGACGATGACCTTGTCAAGTATGCAGTTAGCCAACTTGAATCAAAAGGCATCGAGTTTTCAATCGGAACGCCAGTTGTGGAAGCGACTGAAGAAGGCGTGAAAATCAAAACAGGCGATGATGAGTTTGAATTCATCAAAGCAGGTACAGTTGTATGGGCTGCAGGCGTACGCGGTAACCGTCTAATCGAAGAAACGGGTATTGAAAATATGCGTGCACGTGTCAAAGTAGACAAAGATCTTCGCGCACCGGGTTATTCTGACGTATTTATCGTAGGAGACTGCGCACTTATGATCAACGAAGAAATCAACCGTCCTTATCCGCCAACTGCACAAATTGCGATGCAACAAGGAGATATGTGTGCCAACAATATTATTGCACTTTTAAAAGGACAACCAACAGAAGATTTTACACCGGATATTAAAGGTGCTATTTGTTCACTTGGAAGTGACGATGCGATTGGTGTCGCATTTGGCAAGAAATTGACGGGTAAAAAGGCTTCATTCATGAAGAAAGTGGTTGATAATCGCTCGCTATTCCTCATTGGCGGCGTCGGTTTAACACTTAAAAAAGGTAAATTTAACTTATTATAA
- a CDS encoding iron-sulfur cluster assembly accessory protein, with the protein MTQLVELSEAAAYRVKEMMRHNGEEGSYLRVAINGGGCSGLTYGLGFEKELTEKDQLLTQHDIEMIVANDDVDILKGTQIDYKESLMGGGFTINNPNAILSCGCGTSFRTATKVGAPADC; encoded by the coding sequence ATGACTCAATTAGTCGAACTATCAGAAGCGGCAGCATACCGCGTTAAAGAAATGATGCGTCATAATGGGGAAGAAGGTTCATACCTCCGTGTTGCTATTAACGGCGGTGGGTGTAGCGGACTCACTTATGGTTTAGGTTTTGAAAAAGAATTGACCGAAAAAGATCAGTTATTGACGCAGCATGACATCGAAATGATTGTTGCAAATGACGACGTAGACATATTAAAAGGTACACAAATTGATTACAAAGAATCCCTTATGGGGGGCGGATTTACGATTAATAATCCAAACGCCATATTATCATGCGGTTGCGGAACTTCATTCAGAACGGCAACAAAGGTCGGAGCACCGGCTGATTGTTAA
- a CDS encoding NifU family protein, producing MTDAALTEPVQEVLNKLRPFLLRDGGDCELVDVENGIVKLRLLGACGTCPSSTITLKAGIERALLEEVPGVVEVEQVF from the coding sequence ATGACTGATGCAGCATTAACAGAACCAGTACAAGAAGTTCTAAATAAATTACGCCCATTTCTTCTTCGCGACGGAGGAGACTGTGAGCTAGTCGATGTTGAGAATGGTATCGTAAAACTTCGACTTCTCGGTGCTTGCGGCACATGCCCAAGCTCTACAATTACACTGAAAGCGGGCATTGAGCGCGCACTTCTTGAAGAAGTTCCAGGTGTAGTAGAAGTAGAACAAGTATTTTAA
- a CDS encoding YuzD family protein translates to MKNNNVVIEVYGADVICASCVNAPSAKDTHEWLEAAIGRKYPEQTINIEYIDIDSTIENARQNEIAEKVRNDEYFYPLVMINDEMIGEGHIQLKPVFNALEKFGFEAGN, encoded by the coding sequence TTGAAAAATAATAATGTAGTCATCGAAGTTTATGGTGCAGATGTAATCTGCGCGAGCTGTGTCAATGCCCCGTCCGCTAAGGATACGCATGAATGGTTGGAGGCAGCGATTGGTCGAAAATATCCGGAACAAACAATCAACATCGAGTATATCGATATTGATTCTACAATTGAGAATGCGCGTCAAAATGAAATTGCAGAGAAAGTTCGCAATGACGAATATTTTTATCCACTTGTGATGATCAACGATGAAATGATCGGCGAAGGCCATATCCAATTGAAGCCTGTTTTTAATGCGCTTGAAAAGTTTGGATTTGAGGCTGGTAATTAA
- a CDS encoding NAD(P)/FAD-dependent oxidoreductase, whose amino-acid sequence MRKLVLLGAGYGNMRILLRLLTKDLPSDIEITLVDRTPFHSLKTEFYALAAGTVSDSVVRVPLPVHDQLKVVGGEIIEISPDEKSVYLDDGQIITYDELVIGLGCMDNYHDVPGAAENTYSIQTIGKSRITYEKLLGLGGGATVGIVGAGLSGIELASELRESRPDLKIKLFDRSPRILRDFPERLSNYVKGWFDEHNVDVVAESNITQVGPDVLYNHEETIPVDAVVWTAGIRPVTPVQNIDTEKGDSGRLVLNKYHQLPTYNDVYVAGDCAALPYAPSAQVAEEQAEQIVKVLRHVWNEEPLPEKMPEIKLKGFLGSLGKKQGFAYLADRTVTGRIARLLKSGVLWMYKRHNG is encoded by the coding sequence ATGAGAAAACTTGTCTTATTAGGTGCCGGATACGGGAATATGCGTATTTTACTGCGTCTATTAACGAAGGATTTACCAAGTGATATTGAAATAACTCTTGTCGATCGTACGCCTTTTCATAGTCTGAAAACGGAATTTTATGCACTTGCGGCGGGAACAGTATCGGATTCAGTTGTACGTGTTCCGTTACCTGTTCACGACCAGCTAAAAGTCGTTGGGGGCGAAATTATCGAGATTTCTCCTGATGAAAAAAGTGTTTATTTAGATGATGGACAAATCATAACATACGATGAATTAGTTATCGGCCTTGGCTGTATGGATAATTATCATGATGTGCCAGGCGCGGCGGAAAATACATATAGCATTCAAACAATTGGGAAGTCGCGAATAACCTATGAGAAATTATTGGGCTTAGGTGGAGGAGCAACTGTTGGTATCGTCGGAGCTGGATTGAGCGGAATAGAACTCGCGAGTGAACTTCGTGAAAGCAGACCCGATTTAAAGATTAAGTTGTTTGATCGCAGTCCACGAATATTAAGAGATTTTCCAGAACGATTAAGTAATTACGTAAAAGGTTGGTTTGATGAGCATAACGTTGACGTTGTTGCTGAATCAAATATTACTCAAGTAGGTCCAGATGTATTGTATAATCACGAAGAAACAATTCCAGTGGATGCAGTCGTTTGGACAGCTGGAATTCGTCCGGTTACGCCAGTACAAAATATTGATACTGAAAAAGGTGATTCTGGTCGCCTAGTGTTAAATAAATACCACCAGTTACCGACTTATAATGATGTTTACGTCGCAGGAGATTGCGCGGCGCTACCTTACGCACCAAGTGCGCAAGTTGCAGAGGAACAAGCGGAGCAAATTGTAAAAGTCTTGCGCCATGTGTGGAATGAAGAACCGCTTCCTGAAAAAATGCCTGAAATCAAGTTAAAAGGTTTCCTAGGTTCATTGGGTAAAAAGCAGGGCTTCGCCTACCTCGCAGACCGCACAGTAACAGGCCGCATCGCACGTCTACTAAAATCGGGCGTGCTTTGGATGTATAAAAGACATAATGGTTAA
- a CDS encoding YuzB family protein has translation MNPIVEFCMSNLANGSHKTLEKLELDPNLDVLEYGCLSYCTICAESLYALVNGEIVEADTSEELTERIYQFIEDNPLF, from the coding sequence GTGAATCCAATAGTCGAATTTTGCATGAGTAATCTTGCAAACGGTTCACATAAAACTTTAGAAAAACTAGAGCTAGATCCCAACCTTGATGTTCTCGAATATGGTTGTTTAAGCTACTGTACAATATGCGCTGAATCACTTTATGCTTTGGTCAATGGTGAAATTGTAGAAGCCGATACATCTGAGGAACTGACAGAGCGCATTTATCAATTCATAGAAGATAATCCGCTTTTTTAG
- a CDS encoding TIGR01457 family HAD-type hydrolase yields the protein MKNYNVYCLDLDGTVYHGTEPIPEAVSFISDLQSQGIEPYYITNNSTATPEQVIEKLASFGIKTYVDKIMSSALVSAKYCKEHYDGATVQIMGEKGLHDALVSEGFTFVTENPDIVVVGLDREVSYSKFTEIALAIRSGAKFIATNGDKAIPTERGLLPGAGSLVKLLEFTTGVKPVILGKPESHMLAFIKSENGYSKEEMVMVGDNYDTDILSGIRYGIDTIYVEGGVTSKEEILSQAEKPTHLLRTLADWQL from the coding sequence ATGAAAAACTATAACGTATATTGTCTTGACTTAGACGGCACTGTCTATCATGGAACAGAACCAATTCCCGAAGCGGTGTCTTTCATCTCAGACCTACAATCACAAGGCATCGAACCTTATTACATAACAAATAACTCAACGGCAACGCCAGAACAAGTTATAGAAAAGCTTGCCTCTTTTGGCATCAAAACATATGTAGATAAAATTATGTCTTCTGCACTCGTATCAGCAAAGTATTGCAAAGAACACTATGACGGGGCCACCGTTCAGATTATGGGTGAAAAAGGATTGCACGATGCATTAGTTTCAGAAGGATTTACATTTGTAACGGAAAATCCGGATATTGTCGTCGTGGGACTAGACCGCGAAGTAAGTTATTCAAAGTTTACCGAAATTGCTTTGGCAATTCGTTCAGGTGCCAAGTTTATCGCGACCAATGGAGATAAAGCAATCCCTACGGAAAGAGGTTTGTTACCTGGAGCGGGATCACTCGTCAAACTTCTGGAATTTACAACAGGTGTAAAGCCTGTTATCCTCGGAAAACCAGAGTCGCATATGTTGGCTTTTATTAAAAGTGAAAACGGGTATAGTAAAGAAGAAATGGTGATGGTGGGCGATAATTATGACACGGATATTCTTTCTGGGATTCGATACGGGATCGACACGATTTACGTTGAGGGCGGCGTTACATCGAAGGAAGAGATTTTAAGTCAAGCCGAAAAACCGACCCATTTGCTAAGAACGCTTGCAGATTGGCAACTATAA
- a CDS encoding DUF86 domain-containing protein has protein sequence MYFIDRNQIENALAHMEKLLTLYNEEKEWTTDLIHSLAVARLSHVIIESVIDVGNSMIDGFIMRDPGGYDDIIDIMEDEKVITPEMSNPLKLVIGLRKMIVRDFTNVSPETIVEVLNQSMEALIAFPEKVRRYLEHELGPVSAFLPSEEDQ, from the coding sequence ATGTATTTTATTGATCGAAATCAAATTGAAAATGCACTAGCCCATATGGAAAAATTATTGACGCTTTACAATGAAGAGAAAGAGTGGACGACCGATTTAATTCATTCTCTCGCAGTGGCTCGACTTAGTCATGTTATTATCGAATCAGTTATCGATGTCGGTAACTCAATGATTGATGGATTCATCATGCGTGATCCAGGCGGTTATGATGACATTATCGACATCATGGAAGATGAAAAAGTAATTACGCCTGAAATGTCCAATCCATTAAAATTAGTCATTGGACTTCGCAAGATGATTGTCAGAGATTTTACGAATGTGAGCCCAGAAACCATCGTTGAAGTATTAAACCAATCAATGGAGGCGCTTATTGCATTTCCAGAAAAAGTTCGTCGCTATCTTGAACATGAACTTGGACCAGTATCTGCATTTTTGCCTTCTGAGGAGGACCAATGA
- a CDS encoding YutD-like domain-containing protein, with protein MITLENWEYEIIKDFRDGFQEEALLARYSEVLQKYDYILGDWGYGQLRLKGFFDDRNQKATYETKISTLQDYLYEYCNFGCAHFVLKKVGKVKKV; from the coding sequence ATGATAACACTTGAAAATTGGGAATACGAAATCATCAAAGATTTCCGAGATGGTTTTCAAGAAGAGGCGTTGCTAGCACGTTATAGTGAAGTGTTGCAAAAATATGATTATATACTCGGTGATTGGGGATACGGACAACTTCGTTTAAAAGGTTTTTTTGATGACAGGAATCAGAAAGCCACATATGAAACGAAGATCAGTACCTTACAAGATTATCTTTATGAGTATTGTAATTTTGGGTGTGCTCACTTTGTCTTGAAAAAAGTAGGCAAAGTTAAAAAAGTATAA